A region of the Leeuwenhoekiella sp. MAR_2009_132 genome:
TGAATCATAGACAGATTCTCTTTCGCAGAGGATTTGATATCTGCTATTGAAGATTGTGAAAGGTATTTTATAGCTTTTTCACGATCTCCTAATTGTACATAAATATCTCCTAAAACCGAATTCACTACAGCCTGTGATCGGAGGTCCTGACGCATATCTAATGATGGAATAAGGTCTTCAAGTGCTTTTTGAAGTTTTCCATATTTATAATTTAGATAGCCTCTCAGCATAATATAATCCCAAGTATCTGGAGTTGCCAGTTCTAAAGACTTCTGATGGTATTCTTTAGCCTTTTTTCTGTAAAGATTAGAGAAGTAAGTTATAGTACTGTAATCTGCCATATCACTATAACAGCGCCCTAATAGTCCATATAAGGAAAAACGTATATCTTCTGGAATGTTGACAAGATCTGTACCATTTAAGTAAGCTAAAGCTTCGCTAAACGCACCGGCAGATACACAAACATTAGCAAGATCTAAAGTTGTCTCTGCTATGAGCCGCTTATCTCCTAATTTTTGAGCTAGATTTTTTGATTGTATACCATATTTAAAAGCAGAGTCTTGTTTAAATATTCGGTATTCAAAAAAAAGGGACCTATTCAGGTCAAACCTGTTTTGTAAAGCTCCAGCTCTTTGTGAAACAAGTTGATGATATAAAGAATCTATTCGTTCTACTTTAATAGCATCGTATTCAGCAGACTTTTCAATATGCACTAGTAGTTCTGCTAGATCCTCGTTTTGTTGACTAAACCCTATCCAAGACTGAAAAAAGAAAAACAAAACTAAATTCTGTAAAAATAATTTTCTAGTAATGTTCATATAAATGGAGTCTCATTAAAATTCAAAACAATATAACAAAAATGCTTTCTAAAAATTACGTTGAAGTATTATGGGCTTCAATAACACCTAACCATCGTTCAAAGTAAATTAGGTTTGGGTATTAAACTAATTTGAATTATGTTAAAAAAAATCCAAGATTAGAGCTAAAATACACGGCTTGTCTTTGGAATTAAAAACAGTATTAAAGGACTTCATAAATCTATTTTAACAAACCTAAGAGTGCTATGAGACAAATTAGATGACTTAAGAAGTGAAATATCGTCGTAGGCACTAAACTGTTTTATACAAACCGCTTTTAAAGGCAATAGGCCTTTAAAACGATCTATTCTAGAATCCTAAATAGAGTTTGCAGATGCAGCTCAATAAGTTGTGTCGCAGCTGAATTGACATTATACTTCATATAAACAATCCTTAGAAAGTCCCGCCATCGGTGGTATTTATTGAATAAAAGATTTTCTAAATTGAAGCGGAGATAATTCTGTTTTTCTTTTGAAGAGCTTATTAAACGATTGAGGATGTGCGAATCCTAAATTATAGGCTATTTCATTTACTGATTCTTCTGTGCTTGATAGTTTGAATTTTGCGAGTTCAACTACCTTTTCTTGAATATGTTGCTGAGGACTTTGTCCTGTAATTCCTTTTAAAAGCTTACTTAAATATTTAGGCGTAATATGAAGCTGTTCAGCTAAAGACTGAACACTAGGCAGACCATTTTTCAGCGAGACATCTGAGTTAAAATAATCTAATATCAGATATTCAAATCGCTCGACAAGTTTACTATTAATGACTTTTCGGGAAGTAAATTGGCGTTGATAAAAGCGTTCTGAATACTGAAGTAAAGTTTCTATGTGAGCCGTAATAATATTTTGACTAAATTGATCAATATCAGTTTGATATTCTTTCTTTATTCCATTTAAAATGGGTTCGAATGTTTCTTCCTCTTCTTCTGAAAGAAATAAAGCTTCATTTATTGAATAATCAAAAAAATCATATTTAGATATTGTTTTAGCCAGAGAAGTATTCCAAATAAAATCAGGGTGAATTAATAACATCCATCCTGATCTATCCTCATTAGGACTTGGGTCTGGCTGAATACGAAAAACTTGTTTAGGTGCCACAAAAAACATAATACCCTCGTCGCAATCATACTCCTGCTGACCGTAATACATTTTCCCCTGCAGACCACGTTTAATGGCAACAAGATAGAATTCAAGCATCCATCTAGAATCTCGTTCTTTTTGGGAGATGGTCAAACCAGAATAATTAATAATACTTACCAAAGGATGTTTCGGCGACTCCAGCCCCGATAAAAAATGAAATTCTTCTATCGTTTTTACCTTGCAAATGTTTTGCATCTGTATACTATTCTTTTTTTAGGATAAAGAGTAAATCTACACATCTAATTTTTACTATTCATAAAAATCAAATCGGGATCCATACAAATTAATTTACCAGCTAACTTCCCCTTGTTCTCCATAAAATTTTCCGGAAGTAAAACGCGATGATTCAGTCGCTATTATAACAATAGGGGTAGCGCCTTCTTCTACAGTTTTTGTTCCCTGATGATCATTAAGATCTGTTGCTGTATATCCTGGTGTTACACTAAAAATTTTGAATTTACTACCTTCTAAT
Encoded here:
- a CDS encoding helix-turn-helix domain-containing protein; translated protein: MQNICKVKTIEEFHFLSGLESPKHPLVSIINYSGLTISQKERDSRWMLEFYLVAIKRGLQGKMYYGQQEYDCDEGIMFFVAPKQVFRIQPDPSPNEDRSGWMLLIHPDFIWNTSLAKTISKYDFFDYSINEALFLSEEEEETFEPILNGIKKEYQTDIDQFSQNIITAHIETLLQYSERFYQRQFTSRKVINSKLVERFEYLILDYFNSDVSLKNGLPSVQSLAEQLHITPKYLSKLLKGITGQSPQQHIQEKVVELAKFKLSSTEESVNEIAYNLGFAHPQSFNKLFKRKTELSPLQFRKSFIQ